The Methylomonas koyamae genome has a segment encoding these proteins:
- a CDS encoding diguanylate cyclase domain-containing protein, with protein sequence MDTKQYAQNIATRQAEMFFDHIILVRKWNASHGGVYVPVDAGTQPNPYLKVPNRDLETKEGVKLTLVNPAYMTRQLAEMSQSQTGINFHITSTEPLRPENEPDHWEAQALAGFRKGLKSVSGSGEIDGKPFYRYMAPLLVEAECLKCHDQDGYKLGDVRGGVSVNIPAATLESFVNERVDHLVITHTIVALIGLIVLLLSYLAQARLSKRLDKAQSRLQLAYLDSLTLLPNRRYYDAFVKREWKRALRHQYPLSMIMIDIDFFKSYNDNLGHLEGDQCLRQVARTLKRFFRRPGDLIARYGGEEFCVVAACDAEQILVLAEILRKAVENMRMPHPDSKISEFVTISLGVATIIPGHDQAFDGLLYRADQALYDAKASGRNRVGRYRE encoded by the coding sequence ATGGATACTAAACAGTACGCGCAGAATATCGCCACCCGCCAAGCCGAGATGTTTTTCGACCATATCATTCTGGTCAGAAAATGGAATGCTTCGCACGGCGGCGTGTACGTGCCCGTCGACGCCGGCACTCAGCCCAACCCCTATCTGAAGGTGCCGAACCGGGATTTGGAAACCAAGGAAGGCGTCAAACTGACCTTGGTCAATCCGGCGTACATGACCCGGCAGTTGGCGGAAATGAGCCAAAGCCAAACCGGCATCAATTTTCATATCACCAGCACCGAGCCTCTGCGGCCGGAAAACGAACCCGACCATTGGGAGGCTCAGGCTCTGGCCGGGTTTCGGAAAGGTCTGAAAAGCGTCAGCGGCTCGGGCGAGATCGACGGCAAACCGTTTTACCGCTACATGGCGCCGCTGCTGGTCGAAGCGGAATGCTTGAAATGCCACGACCAGGACGGCTACAAGCTGGGCGACGTCAGGGGCGGCGTCAGCGTGAACATACCTGCCGCGACGCTGGAGAGTTTCGTCAACGAGCGGGTAGACCATCTGGTCATTACCCATACCATCGTCGCGTTGATCGGTTTGATCGTGCTGCTGTTGTCCTATTTGGCGCAGGCCCGGCTCAGCAAACGCCTGGACAAGGCGCAGAGCCGCCTGCAATTGGCCTACCTGGACTCGCTGACCTTGTTGCCGAACCGGCGCTATTACGACGCCTTCGTCAAACGCGAATGGAAACGGGCGTTGCGGCACCAATACCCGCTGTCTATGATTATGATCGACATCGATTTTTTCAAATCCTACAACGACAATCTAGGCCATCTGGAAGGCGACCAATGTCTGCGGCAAGTGGCGAGAACCTTGAAGCGCTTTTTCCGCCGACCCGGCGATTTGATCGCCCGCTACGGCGGCGAGGAATTCTGCGTGGTCGCAGCTTGCGACGCCGAACAAATACTGGTGTTGGCGGAGATATTGCGGAAGGCGGTCGAGAACATGCGGATGCCGCACCCGGATTCGAAAATTTCCGAGTTCGTCACGATCAGCCTCGGCGTTGCCACCATTATTCCGGGCCACGATCAGGCTTTCGACGGTTTGTTGTATCGCGCCGACCAAGCCCTTTACGACGCCAAAGCATCGGGCCGGAACCGAGTCGGACGTTACCGGGAATAA
- the ppdK gene encoding pyruvate, phosphate dikinase — protein MTAQYSYSFTTGDGKNKALLGGKGANLCEMTQMGFNVPPGFVITTQTCLSYLEQKRLPDGLMDEVRAQIADIERVTGKSFGGASDPLLVSVRSGSAISMPGMMDTILNLGLNKQTLAGLIEETSDPRFAYDAYRRFIQLFGKVALGIDDEKFDMHFNNVKRGAGIKADVALSADQLQEISELFLMVVHEETGRPFPEDVYQQLEIAICAVFNSWTGKRAVDYRREFHITPDIANGTAVNIVTMVFGNMGDDCATGVGFTRNPGTGENEMYGEYLVNAQGEDVVAGIRTPKPVHEMAKEMPEQYRQLVELRNKLEAHYHEVQDYEYTIERGVLYCLQTRNGKMNAAAMVKTSIDMVSEGLINKEQALLRINPELLEQLLHPQLAPDHNNKPIATGLPASPGAACGHCVFDADSAVRLAKTGQDLILLREETKPEDIHGFFAAQGVLTSRGGKTSHAAVVARGMGKACVAGAEDIKVDVRARLAIVGDIHIKEGDLITIDGSNGNIYLGRIPTIAPRFSEDLKILLGWADEVARLRVHANVDTPETARLAVSYGAKGIGLCRTERMFNAADRLPLVVDMILAHNTEEREAALAKLFPIQRDDFEQLFEAMSPHPVTVRLLDPPMHEFLPNEHQLTDELDALKHYLTVVKGQRVTLDTLANAGDLPAPFNRLNEDVILEAIAKKQMMLDKVLELYEVNPMLGHRGVRLGMSYPEIYKMQIRSILEAAARCIKQRIPVEPEIMVPQVITAQELKKVKSYVDQIQEEVEAQYKLKLNFKFGTMIETVRACTRADRLAATASFFSFGTNDLTQATFSFSREDAENKFLPLYEESGLLEDNPFETLDIEGLGKLMKMAVELGRQHRPDLKIGICGEHGGHPRSIRFVHKLGLNYVSCSAPRIPVARLAAAHAKLLEHKPI, from the coding sequence ATGACTGCACAATACAGCTACTCATTCACCACCGGCGACGGTAAAAACAAAGCCTTACTGGGCGGAAAAGGCGCCAATCTGTGCGAAATGACCCAAATGGGCTTCAACGTACCGCCGGGCTTTGTCATCACCACCCAGACCTGCCTCAGTTACCTGGAACAGAAACGCTTGCCGGACGGCCTGATGGACGAAGTGCGGGCGCAAATCGCCGACATCGAACGGGTGACCGGCAAAAGTTTCGGCGGCGCCAGCGATCCGTTGCTGGTTTCGGTGCGTTCCGGCTCGGCCATTTCGATGCCGGGCATGATGGACACCATCCTTAACCTGGGCTTGAACAAGCAGACCCTGGCCGGTCTGATCGAGGAAACCTCCGACCCGCGTTTTGCTTACGACGCCTACCGCCGCTTTATCCAACTGTTCGGCAAGGTTGCGCTCGGCATCGACGACGAGAAATTCGATATGCATTTCAACAACGTCAAACGTGGCGCCGGCATCAAGGCCGACGTTGCCTTGAGCGCCGACCAGTTACAGGAAATCAGCGAATTGTTTTTGATGGTCGTCCACGAAGAAACCGGCCGGCCGTTTCCAGAGGACGTCTACCAGCAATTGGAGATTGCGATCTGCGCGGTATTCAATTCCTGGACGGGCAAGCGCGCGGTCGATTACCGCCGCGAATTCCACATCACGCCCGACATTGCCAACGGCACGGCGGTCAACATCGTGACGATGGTGTTCGGCAACATGGGCGACGACTGCGCCACCGGCGTCGGCTTCACCCGTAACCCCGGCACCGGCGAAAACGAGATGTACGGCGAATATTTGGTCAACGCCCAAGGCGAAGACGTGGTCGCCGGCATCCGCACGCCGAAACCGGTACACGAGATGGCCAAAGAAATGCCGGAGCAATACCGGCAACTGGTGGAATTGCGCAACAAATTGGAAGCGCATTACCACGAAGTCCAGGACTACGAGTACACCATCGAACGCGGCGTGTTGTACTGCCTGCAAACCCGCAATGGCAAGATGAACGCGGCGGCGATGGTAAAAACCTCGATAGACATGGTCAGCGAGGGCTTGATCAACAAAGAACAAGCGTTATTGCGCATCAATCCGGAGCTGTTGGAGCAATTGCTGCATCCGCAATTGGCGCCGGACCACAACAACAAACCGATCGCCACCGGCCTGCCGGCTTCTCCCGGCGCGGCCTGCGGCCATTGCGTATTCGACGCCGATAGTGCCGTCCGCCTAGCAAAAACCGGCCAGGATCTAATCCTGTTGCGGGAAGAAACCAAACCGGAAGACATTCACGGCTTCTTTGCCGCCCAAGGCGTACTGACCAGCCGCGGCGGCAAAACTTCGCACGCCGCAGTCGTGGCCCGCGGCATGGGCAAAGCCTGCGTCGCCGGCGCCGAGGACATCAAAGTCGACGTTCGGGCGCGATTGGCCATCGTCGGCGACATCCATATCAAGGAAGGCGATCTGATCACAATCGACGGCAGTAACGGCAATATTTACCTGGGCCGGATTCCGACCATCGCACCGCGTTTTTCCGAGGACTTGAAAATCTTACTCGGCTGGGCCGACGAGGTCGCCCGCCTCCGGGTCCACGCCAACGTCGACACGCCGGAAACCGCGCGGCTGGCGGTAAGTTACGGTGCCAAAGGTATCGGTTTGTGCCGCACCGAACGCATGTTCAACGCCGCCGACCGCCTGCCGCTGGTGGTCGATATGATTCTGGCCCACAACACCGAAGAGCGGGAAGCGGCGCTGGCCAAACTGTTCCCGATCCAGCGCGACGACTTCGAACAATTGTTCGAGGCGATGTCGCCGCATCCGGTTACCGTGCGCCTGTTGGATCCGCCGATGCACGAGTTTCTGCCCAACGAACACCAGTTGACCGATGAGTTGGACGCCTTGAAACATTACCTGACCGTCGTCAAGGGCCAGAGGGTGACGCTGGACACGTTGGCCAATGCCGGCGATCTGCCGGCGCCGTTCAACCGCTTGAACGAAGACGTGATTCTGGAAGCGATTGCCAAAAAGCAGATGATGCTGGACAAGGTACTTGAGCTTTACGAAGTCAATCCGATGTTAGGCCATCGCGGGGTTCGGCTGGGCATGAGCTACCCGGAAATCTACAAGATGCAAATCCGCTCGATTCTGGAAGCGGCGGCGCGCTGCATCAAGCAACGCATCCCGGTCGAGCCGGAAATCATGGTGCCGCAAGTCATCACCGCCCAGGAGTTAAAAAAGGTGAAAAGCTATGTCGACCAGATTCAGGAAGAGGTCGAAGCGCAGTACAAACTTAAGCTCAATTTTAAATTCGGTACGATGATCGAAACCGTCAGGGCCTGCACTCGGGCCGACCGCTTGGCGGCGACCGCCAGTTTCTTCTCGTTCGGCACCAACGACTTGACCCAGGCCACCTTCTCTTTCTCCCGCGAAGACGCCGAAAACAAATTCCTGCCGTTGTACGAAGAATCCGGATTACTGGAAGACAACCCGTTCGAAACGCTGGATATCGAAGGCTTGGGCAAACTGATGAAAATGGCGGTCGAATTGGGCCGGCAACATCGGCCGGATTTGAAGATCGGCATCTGCGGAGAGCACGGCGGCCATCCGCGTTCGATCCGTTTCGTCCACAAATTGGGCTTGAACTATGTCTCCTGCTCGGCGCCGCGGATTCCGGTGGCCAGGCTGGCGGCGGCCCATGCAAAACTGCTGGAGCATAAACCGATATAA
- a CDS encoding NAD(P)/FAD-dependent oxidoreductase, whose product MDNSDVVIVGAGASGLMCAIEAGKRGRKVRVLDHANRPGKKILMSGGGRCNFTNYTIAAENYISHNPHFCKSALSRFTQWDFIDFVQRHRIPYHERLHGQLFCDDSAKDILNALLAECRQYGVLIELNCRIDKLQVAANGGFLLHTSLGERRAESVVIASGGLSIPKMGATPFGYRIAEQFGIKVWPTRAGLVPLTWQADDSQRFAPLSGIAVPCRVDYGERSFRENLLFTHRGLSGPAILQISSYWRPGEALTIDLLPDLDIGERLRAERSAGSKAKLQNSLGEYLPKRLLQALLDQNLLAAAAANCSDKQIAAVAERLHGWSVKPNASEGYRTAEVTVGGVDCDSVSSKTLQSLQVPNLYFVGEVLDVTGWLGGYNFQWAWSSGWCAGQYV is encoded by the coding sequence ATGGATAATTCAGACGTGGTCATTGTCGGCGCCGGCGCCTCCGGTTTGATGTGCGCCATCGAGGCCGGCAAACGCGGCCGCAAGGTTAGGGTGCTCGACCACGCCAACCGGCCCGGCAAAAAGATTTTGATGTCCGGCGGCGGCCGCTGCAATTTCACCAACTACACGATAGCAGCCGAAAATTACATTTCGCATAACCCGCATTTTTGCAAATCGGCGTTGAGCCGTTTCACCCAGTGGGATTTCATCGACTTCGTACAGCGGCATCGGATTCCTTACCACGAGCGTTTGCACGGTCAATTGTTCTGCGACGATAGCGCCAAGGATATTCTGAACGCGTTGCTGGCCGAATGCCGGCAATACGGCGTGCTAATCGAATTGAACTGCCGGATCGACAAACTGCAAGTGGCCGCAAACGGCGGTTTTTTGCTGCACACCAGCCTCGGCGAGCGCCGGGCGGAGAGTGTCGTCATCGCCAGCGGCGGCTTGTCGATTCCGAAGATGGGCGCCACACCGTTCGGTTACCGCATCGCCGAGCAATTCGGCATCAAGGTTTGGCCGACTCGGGCTGGCCTGGTGCCGCTGACCTGGCAGGCCGACGACAGCCAGCGGTTTGCGCCGCTATCCGGAATTGCCGTTCCGTGCCGGGTCGATTACGGCGAGCGCAGTTTCCGGGAAAATTTGCTATTCACCCATAGGGGGTTGAGCGGCCCGGCGATTTTACAAATATCGTCGTATTGGCGGCCGGGCGAGGCGTTAACGATCGATTTGCTGCCGGATCTGGATATCGGCGAACGGCTGCGAGCCGAGCGTAGCGCCGGCAGCAAGGCCAAGCTACAGAATTCGCTCGGCGAATACCTGCCCAAACGCTTGCTGCAAGCCTTGCTTGACCAGAATTTGCTGGCGGCTGCGGCCGCAAACTGTTCGGACAAACAAATCGCCGCCGTCGCCGAACGCTTGCATGGCTGGAGCGTGAAACCGAACGCTAGCGAAGGTTACCGTACCGCCGAAGTGACTGTCGGCGGCGTCGATTGCGACAGCGTGTCGTCGAAGACTCTGCAAAGTTTGCAGGTACCGAATCTGTATTTTGTCGGCGAAGTCCTGGACGTGACCGGTTGGTTGGGCGGTTACAATTTTCAATGGGCCTGGTCGTCCGGATGGTGTGCCGGCCAATATGTCTGA
- a CDS encoding IS5 family transposase, which translates to MTVAQDDLFGSLFEHRDRRIDRLGNPLLELDAQVDWEAFRPLLDQVRHKVRKSSAGRKPWDGVLMFKALVIASLYNLSDEQLEFQIEDRRSFQRFIGLSDAKHAPDRNSFWLFRESLKALKLTETLFNEFNRQLDRAGLIARKGQLIDASFVKAPVQRNTPDENARIKAGETVEDWSVAKRSQKDTDARWTKKGDKSYYGYKNHVNVDNAHKLVRKYTVTDASVHDSQTLNGLLDSGNTSRDLWADSAYRSEAVEEQLKVQGYRSRIHRKGVRGKPLTDREKQGNSTRSKTRCRVEHVFAWMAQWGGKAIRCIGLARAEVRIGFMNLVYNMRRFCAIRRVAAS; encoded by the coding sequence ATGACGGTGGCACAAGACGACCTTTTCGGTTCCCTGTTTGAACATCGAGATCGTCGGATCGATCGTTTGGGCAATCCGTTGTTGGAATTGGACGCGCAAGTGGATTGGGAGGCGTTCCGTCCGTTGCTGGATCAAGTGCGTCACAAAGTCCGTAAATCGTCTGCCGGGCGAAAGCCTTGGGATGGGGTGTTGATGTTCAAAGCGTTGGTCATCGCCAGCCTCTACAATCTGAGCGACGAGCAACTGGAGTTCCAAATCGAAGACCGGCGCAGCTTCCAGCGATTTATTGGTTTGTCGGATGCCAAGCACGCGCCGGATCGCAACAGTTTCTGGCTGTTTCGTGAGTCACTCAAAGCACTGAAACTCACCGAGACGTTATTCAACGAATTCAACCGACAATTGGACCGTGCCGGCTTGATCGCCCGCAAGGGTCAACTGATTGACGCCAGCTTCGTCAAGGCGCCGGTGCAGCGTAATACCCCGGACGAGAACGCCCGGATTAAAGCCGGCGAAACCGTCGAGGACTGGTCAGTCGCCAAACGCAGTCAGAAGGATACCGATGCGCGCTGGACCAAGAAAGGTGACAAGAGTTATTACGGGTACAAGAATCACGTCAACGTTGATAATGCCCACAAGCTGGTACGCAAATACACGGTCACCGATGCCAGCGTCCACGACTCTCAAACCCTGAACGGCTTGCTCGATAGCGGCAATACCAGCCGGGATTTGTGGGCCGACAGTGCCTATCGTTCCGAAGCGGTGGAAGAACAGTTAAAAGTCCAAGGCTACCGCAGCCGGATTCACCGCAAAGGGGTGCGCGGCAAACCGCTGACCGACCGGGAAAAACAAGGCAACAGCACCCGCTCCAAAACCCGTTGCCGGGTCGAGCACGTGTTTGCCTGGATGGCGCAATGGGGCGGTAAGGCGATCCGTTGCATTGGCCTAGCCCGCGCCGAAGTACGTATCGGCTTCATGAATCTGGTGTACAACATGCGACGTTTTTGCGCCATTCGCAGGGTAGCTGCGTCTTGA
- the ftsH gene encoding ATP-dependent zinc metalloprotease FtsH, with translation MIDKQKIGEIYRIAVEWLTAAWAWLQARWQAFNAKNADNAGQSGNEAPKPSRFWLYLLLGIFLLSIFAGGERIQGHEIPYSQFIALVNEDKVENAVVTQRFINGTLKQEDKKIGKQFFTIPLWDEALVKNLQAHKVEYVVRSGDNWASSLLFNWIIPIAIFAGIWMWLLPKMAGGGGRGFLNLGNKMRIQQETSKTTFDDVAGADSAKQELKETIDFLKAPEKLQKLGGRMPKGVLLVGSPGTGKTLLARAVSGEAGVPFFNISASEFIELFVGVGAARVRDLFEQARQKAPCIIFIDELDAIGRSRGGPVVMGGNDEREQTLNQLLTEMDGFDAASGVVVMAATNRPEILDKALLRAGRFDRQIVVDKPDQLDRVAILKLHSKAMQLDKDVDLAIVAKRTPGFVGADLSNIANEAAILAARAGRDTVNMADFEAAIDRVMAGPEKKNRVLGPEEKRRVAYHEAGHALVAENVPTGQPVHKISIIPRGVSALGFTLQLPVEEKYLSTEAELKDQLAILLAGRVAEQLALQSVSTGAQNDLEKASEIARNMVCYLGMSKKLGPLIYGQRQQLQFLAGDISEQRNYSEETARVVDAEIRGLIEDAERRAQQILTGKRGHLDKLAELLQDKEVIQREEMLELIGGV, from the coding sequence ATGATAGATAAGCAAAAAATCGGCGAGATTTACCGGATTGCGGTCGAATGGCTAACCGCTGCCTGGGCTTGGCTGCAAGCGCGTTGGCAAGCTTTTAACGCCAAAAATGCGGATAACGCCGGCCAGTCCGGCAACGAAGCGCCGAAGCCGTCGCGGTTCTGGTTGTATCTGCTGCTGGGTATTTTCCTGTTGTCGATTTTTGCCGGCGGCGAACGCATCCAAGGCCACGAAATTCCTTACAGCCAGTTCATCGCTCTGGTCAACGAAGACAAAGTGGAAAATGCCGTGGTTACCCAGCGCTTCATCAACGGCACGTTGAAGCAGGAAGACAAGAAAATCGGCAAGCAGTTTTTCACGATACCGCTGTGGGACGAGGCCTTGGTCAAAAACCTGCAGGCGCATAAGGTCGAGTATGTGGTCAGGAGCGGCGATAACTGGGCCAGCAGCCTGCTGTTCAATTGGATCATTCCGATCGCGATTTTTGCCGGCATCTGGATGTGGCTGTTGCCGAAAATGGCCGGTGGCGGCGGCCGCGGTTTTCTGAATCTGGGCAACAAGATGCGCATCCAGCAGGAAACCTCGAAAACCACGTTCGACGATGTGGCCGGTGCCGATAGCGCCAAACAGGAACTGAAGGAAACCATCGATTTTCTAAAGGCGCCGGAAAAACTGCAAAAGCTGGGCGGGCGGATGCCGAAGGGCGTGTTGTTGGTCGGTTCGCCGGGTACCGGCAAAACCCTGCTGGCGCGGGCCGTTTCCGGCGAAGCCGGCGTGCCGTTCTTCAATATCAGCGCTTCCGAATTCATCGAGCTGTTCGTCGGCGTCGGCGCCGCGCGGGTGCGGGATTTGTTCGAACAAGCCCGGCAAAAAGCGCCCTGCATCATCTTTATCGACGAACTCGATGCGATCGGCCGCTCCCGCGGCGGGCCGGTGGTGATGGGCGGCAACGACGAACGCGAGCAGACCTTGAACCAGTTATTGACCGAAATGGACGGCTTCGACGCCGCTTCCGGCGTTGTGGTGATGGCCGCGACCAACCGGCCGGAAATTTTGGATAAGGCCTTGTTGCGGGCCGGCCGCTTCGACCGGCAAATCGTGGTCGACAAGCCCGACCAGTTGGACCGGGTGGCAATCTTGAAATTGCACAGTAAAGCCATGCAATTGGACAAAGACGTGGATTTGGCCATCGTCGCCAAGCGCACGCCCGGCTTTGTCGGTGCCGATTTGTCCAACATCGCCAACGAAGCGGCGATCCTGGCTGCCCGCGCCGGCCGCGATACCGTGAACATGGCCGATTTCGAAGCCGCAATCGATCGGGTCATGGCCGGTCCGGAAAAGAAAAACCGAGTACTCGGCCCGGAGGAAAAGCGTCGGGTGGCTTATCACGAAGCCGGCCATGCCTTGGTTGCCGAGAACGTGCCGACCGGCCAGCCGGTGCACAAAATTTCGATCATTCCGCGCGGCGTGTCGGCGCTGGGCTTTACCTTGCAACTGCCGGTCGAAGAAAAATATCTGTCCACCGAAGCGGAACTGAAAGACCAGTTAGCGATCCTGTTGGCCGGGCGGGTCGCCGAGCAACTGGCGCTGCAAAGCGTTTCCACCGGCGCCCAAAACGACTTGGAAAAAGCCAGCGAAATTGCCCGCAACATGGTGTGTTATTTGGGTATGAGCAAAAAACTGGGGCCGTTGATTTACGGCCAACGCCAACAACTGCAATTTCTGGCCGGCGATATATCGGAACAGCGCAACTACAGCGAAGAAACCGCGCGTGTGGTCGATGCCGAAATTCGCGGCCTGATCGAGGACGCCGAACGCCGGGCGCAGCAGATTCTGACCGGTAAACGCGGCCATCTGGATAAGCTCGCCGAATTGCTGCAAGACAAGGAAGTGATTCAGCGCGAGGAAATGTTGGAGTTGATCGGCGGCGTCTGA
- a CDS encoding PepSY-associated TM helix domain-containing protein, translating to MPEPHYPLIVRPRFIVDARKIWRQCHLLLTLGLGLVFALIGLTGSLSVYREELDSLLNPQLRIEIPQDAVPLPPDKILGSLRTAHPDRHGAWTLEMPLAPDRPLTAWFDKPKESVDAFYAPLMVSINPYTGAVLDSRFWGRTFGTWILDLHAQLQLDATGRYATAILGGLLILSTISGLYLWWPGWRNLAGAFRLRRDGSLIRLIFDLHRWLGLAAAGFLLLLAFTGLHLAYPPLLESLTSAEGMGHGDAGSNVRSTAVPNQRPVTLAEAILVARGPFPSSEVRRVTTPAGELGVYRVNLRQRDEINQHHPFTTVWVDRWSGQIRDVRNPHRFSPGQTFTVWLWPLHTGEAFGAGGRFLWFCAGLAPALLFVSGLLHWLYRHGWIADRHIDWPALAGKIRRKTANAATQAGAIWAVQWPRIQTWSGKAARKMLNRLRR from the coding sequence ATGCCCGAACCGCATTACCCACTGATCGTCCGCCCCCGCTTCATCGTCGACGCCAGAAAAATCTGGCGGCAATGCCATTTGCTGTTGACGCTCGGCCTAGGGCTGGTTTTTGCGCTGATCGGTCTGACCGGCAGCCTCAGCGTTTACCGCGAGGAACTGGACAGCCTGCTCAATCCGCAGTTGCGGATCGAGATTCCGCAAGATGCTGTGCCGCTGCCGCCGGATAAAATTCTGGGTTCGTTGCGAACTGCCCATCCCGACCGCCACGGTGCCTGGACTCTGGAAATGCCGCTGGCGCCGGACCGGCCGCTTACCGCCTGGTTCGACAAGCCCAAGGAAAGCGTCGACGCGTTTTACGCGCCGTTAATGGTTTCGATCAACCCCTACACTGGAGCCGTGTTGGACAGCCGATTTTGGGGCCGAACCTTCGGCACCTGGATTCTGGACTTGCACGCCCAACTGCAACTGGACGCTACCGGCCGTTATGCGACGGCCATTCTGGGCGGTTTACTGATACTGTCTACCATCAGCGGCCTGTATCTGTGGTGGCCGGGCTGGCGAAATCTGGCCGGCGCTTTTCGCCTCCGCCGCGACGGTAGCCTGATCCGGCTGATATTCGACCTCCACCGCTGGTTGGGCTTAGCGGCGGCCGGATTTTTGCTGTTACTGGCGTTCACCGGCCTGCATTTGGCTTATCCGCCGCTGTTAGAAAGCCTGACTTCGGCGGAAGGCATGGGCCACGGCGATGCCGGTTCCAACGTGCGCAGTACCGCGGTGCCGAACCAGCGGCCGGTAACGCTGGCCGAAGCGATTTTGGTTGCGCGCGGACCGTTTCCCAGTTCCGAGGTCAGGCGGGTAACCACCCCGGCCGGCGAACTGGGCGTATATCGCGTCAATCTGCGCCAGCGCGACGAAATCAACCAACACCACCCGTTCACCACGGTCTGGGTCGACCGTTGGAGCGGCCAAATCAGAGACGTACGCAATCCGCACCGGTTTTCGCCGGGCCAGACATTTACGGTCTGGCTATGGCCTTTGCATACCGGAGAAGCCTTCGGCGCCGGCGGCCGGTTTTTGTGGTTCTGCGCCGGTTTGGCCCCTGCCCTGTTGTTCGTTTCCGGCTTATTGCATTGGCTGTATCGGCACGGCTGGATCGCGGACCGCCATATCGATTGGCCGGCGTTGGCCGGCAAAATCCGGCGCAAAACAGCAAACGCCGCCACGCAAGCCGGAGCAATCTGGGCCGTGCAGTGGCCGCGGATACAAACCTGGAGTGGCAAAGCGGCGAGAAAAATGTTGAACCGGTTGCGGCGTTAA